The Devosia sp. SD17-2 genome includes a region encoding these proteins:
- a CDS encoding IS66 family transposase: MLNAAELPDDIAALKAMLIAAEVRDQRKDERIAQLEKLVAAFKQAAFGRRSEKSDPDQFELALEDLETAIAVVQAEEDAEDRSARRPAKPRSANRGSLPKHLPRIEEIIEPQSLVCGCGGCLHRIGEDVSERLDVIPAQFRVIVTRRPKYACRFCTDGVVQAPAPGRLIPGGLPTEAMVAHVLVSKYADHLPLYRQAQIFSRQGVDLDRSTLADWVGRAAFELRPVYDALLADLKRSSKLFMDETRAPVLDPGTRKTKTGYFWALARDDRPWSGTAPPGVAFTYAPGRGGLHAERILQGFGGILQVDGYAGYNRLIAPGRVGSNIRLAYCWAHARRKLVDITRAGNAPIAEEGVRLIRELYSIEADIRGQGPDDRLAARQQRSAPAAARIREWLDHHRARVSAKAPLGEALGYIAKYWPGLVLFLADGRIELDNNAVERTIRPIALNRKNALFAGHDAGAENWAVIASLIETCKLNGVDPYAWLATTLRALVSDHKQSRINDLLPWNYASQLGD, translated from the coding sequence ATGCTCAATGCCGCCGAACTTCCTGACGATATTGCCGCCCTCAAGGCGATGCTGATCGCCGCGGAGGTGCGTGATCAGCGCAAGGATGAGCGGATCGCCCAACTGGAAAAGCTGGTCGCTGCGTTCAAGCAGGCAGCCTTCGGGCGTCGATCGGAAAAGAGCGACCCAGACCAGTTCGAGCTGGCGCTGGAGGATCTGGAAACGGCAATCGCGGTTGTCCAGGCCGAGGAGGACGCCGAGGACCGATCGGCCCGGCGGCCGGCCAAACCCCGCAGCGCCAATCGTGGTTCGCTCCCCAAGCACCTGCCGCGGATCGAGGAGATCATCGAGCCCCAAAGCCTGGTCTGTGGCTGCGGCGGTTGCCTGCACCGCATTGGCGAGGACGTCTCCGAGCGGCTCGACGTGATCCCTGCCCAGTTCCGCGTGATCGTGACCCGTCGCCCTAAATATGCCTGCCGGTTCTGCACGGACGGCGTGGTGCAAGCCCCGGCGCCCGGACGGTTGATCCCGGGCGGGCTGCCAACCGAGGCCATGGTCGCTCATGTCCTGGTCAGCAAGTACGCCGATCACCTGCCGTTGTATCGCCAGGCCCAGATCTTTAGCCGTCAGGGTGTTGATCTGGACCGTTCAACCCTCGCCGACTGGGTTGGTCGGGCCGCCTTCGAGCTGCGCCCGGTCTATGATGCCCTGCTGGCGGATCTGAAGCGGTCATCAAAGCTGTTCATGGACGAAACTCGCGCGCCGGTGCTCGATCCCGGTACCCGAAAAACCAAGACCGGTTACTTCTGGGCCCTAGCCCGCGATGATCGGCCCTGGAGTGGCACCGCGCCACCCGGTGTTGCCTTCACCTACGCGCCCGGCCGAGGCGGCCTTCATGCCGAACGGATCTTGCAGGGCTTTGGCGGCATCCTGCAGGTGGATGGCTATGCCGGCTATAATCGGCTGATCGCGCCTGGACGCGTCGGTTCGAATATCAGGCTCGCCTATTGCTGGGCCCATGCCCGCCGCAAGTTGGTGGATATAACGCGCGCGGGAAACGCCCCTATTGCGGAAGAGGGTGTGAGGCTGATCCGCGAACTCTATTCCATCGAGGCCGATATCCGAGGCCAGGGCCCGGATGACCGCCTGGCTGCGCGCCAGCAGAGATCGGCGCCGGCCGCCGCCCGGATAAGAGAATGGCTCGATCATCATCGCGCCCGCGTGTCCGCGAAAGCGCCCCTCGGGGAGGCACTGGGCTACATCGCCAAATACTGGCCGGGGTTGGTGCTATTCCTGGCCGATGGCCGCATCGAGCTCGACAACAATGCCGTCGAGCGGACTATCCGTCCGATTGCGCTGAACCGGAAAAACGCGCTCTTTGCCGGTCATGATGCTGGCGCCGAAAACTGGGCCGTCATCGCCTCGCTGATCGAAACCTGCAAGCTGAACGGCGTCGACCCCTACGCTTGGCTCGCCACGACCCTCCGCGCCCTCGTGAGCGACCACAAGCAGAGCCGCATCAACGATCTGCTGCCGTGGAATTATGCTTCACAGCTGGGCGATTGA
- the tnpB gene encoding IS66 family insertion sequence element accessory protein TnpB (TnpB, as the term is used for proteins encoded by IS66 family insertion elements, is considered an accessory protein, since TnpC, encoded by a neighboring gene, is a DDE family transposase.) codes for MIFPSNRVRIMVATKPIDFRKGHDSLAALVKNVLHEDPFTGTVFVFRAKKTDRLKLLYWDGTGLVMAYKRLEEHSFSWPAVTDGVMTLSHAQFETLFSGLDWRRVRAVEARAPEAVE; via the coding sequence ATGATCTTTCCTTCCAACCGAGTGCGGATCATGGTGGCGACCAAGCCGATCGACTTCCGCAAAGGCCACGACAGTCTGGCGGCGCTGGTCAAGAATGTGTTGCACGAGGACCCGTTCACCGGCACGGTCTTTGTGTTCCGCGCCAAAAAGACCGATCGGCTAAAGTTGCTCTACTGGGATGGCACGGGCTTGGTCATGGCCTACAAGCGACTTGAAGAGCACAGCTTTAGCTGGCCTGCGGTGACGGATGGGGTGATGACGTTGAGCCATGCGCAGTTCGAGACGCTGTTCTCTGGGCTCGACTGGCGGCGGGTTCGGGCAGTGGAAGCGCGGGCCCCAGAAGCGGTCGAATAA
- a CDS encoding transposase, with translation MDAPLELLTSGGRRRRNRQWPDEVKARIVSETLRPGATVGEVAARHGLKANHVCSWRTLARNGKLVLPAPEDAVEFATLMVAPVVGDVTSAEPVASAGPEVVVGSVAIRLEPGASAARIASVVHALLAAS, from the coding sequence ATGGACGCTCCATTGGAGCTTCTCACAAGTGGCGGGAGACGGCGGCGCAATCGGCAGTGGCCCGATGAGGTGAAGGCGCGGATTGTCTCCGAAACGCTTCGTCCAGGGGCGACCGTTGGTGAAGTTGCGGCGCGGCATGGTCTGAAGGCCAACCATGTCTGCTCTTGGCGAACCCTTGCGCGGAACGGGAAGCTGGTGCTGCCGGCGCCAGAAGATGCGGTAGAGTTTGCGACGCTGATGGTCGCTCCGGTTGTTGGGGATGTGACGTCAGCGGAGCCGGTGGCGTCGGCTGGGCCGGAGGTCGTGGTGGGTTCGGTGGCCATTCGGCTGGAGCCAGGCGCTTCGGCGGCCCGGATTGCCTCGGTGGTCCACGCGCTGCTGGCGGCCTCATGA
- a CDS encoding type II 3-dehydroquinate dehydratase — MKPLYVLNGPNLNRLGKREPHIYGTTTLAEVEAICRRQAGDRPLVFRQTNSEEALIDLVHEAIDEAAGILINPAAFTFTSLALLDALKMFEGPVVEFHISNIHKREPIYHRSYVSMRADAVLAGLGSQGYAMGITALIELIEKRQQV; from the coding sequence ATGAAACCTCTCTATGTTCTCAATGGTCCCAACCTTAATCGGCTGGGCAAGCGCGAACCCCATATCTATGGCACCACCACGCTCGCCGAGGTGGAGGCCATCTGTCGGCGGCAGGCGGGCGATCGCCCGCTGGTCTTTCGTCAGACCAATAGCGAGGAGGCGCTGATCGACCTCGTCCACGAGGCGATCGACGAGGCGGCCGGCATCCTCATCAACCCGGCGGCCTTCACCTTCACCTCGCTGGCGCTGCTCGACGCCCTCAAAATGTTCGAGGGGCCGGTGGTCGAGTTCCACATCTCGAACATCCATAAGCGCGAGCCGATCTATCACCGCTCCTATGTCTCGATGCGCGCCGATGCCGTCCTCGCTGGCCTCGGATCGCAAGGCTACGCCATGGGCATAACGGCGCTCATCGAGCTCATTGAAAAACGCCAACAGGTGTGA
- a CDS encoding TRAP transporter large permease yields the protein MTISLAFGLALGLITILAFLGLPMGLSMLGGSILYLFIRGQDPGIVAEQFLNGMYSNYIMLAVPLFILAAEIMNSGTMSERLLKWCDALVGRFRGGLAQVNVLQSIVFAGMSGSAVADAAGSGKMMQFMMTKDGKYTPSYAAALTAATAVIGPIIPPSIPMVLYALVADTSIGYLFLAGVVPGLLMSGVMMVQIAVTARIRNFPVEPPVPLRKLPRMTWEALPVLFMPIVLMYGIYGGVTTPTEAAAVAAAYALIVSIVIYRAVKPAELYRSVLVSAKTTASIGMLIAGALVFNYVVTIENIPRTISAILLSWELNAVMFLIIVNIILLILGCVLEGTTILLVIVPVLIPTAQALGIDPVHFGIVAVVNIMLGLITPPYGLLLFIMTRISGSPMRALIGDVMPFLWAMIGALILFTFVPDIVLWLPRMFGYGATL from the coding sequence ATGACCATTTCCCTGGCCTTTGGCCTCGCCCTCGGGCTGATCACCATTCTGGCGTTTCTCGGCCTGCCCATGGGCCTCTCCATGCTCGGCGGCTCGATCCTTTATCTCTTCATCCGCGGGCAGGATCCCGGCATCGTCGCCGAGCAGTTCCTCAACGGCATGTATTCCAACTACATCATGCTCGCCGTGCCGCTCTTCATTCTCGCTGCCGAGATCATGAATTCGGGCACCATGTCCGAGCGTCTGCTCAAATGGTGCGATGCCCTGGTCGGCCGCTTCCGCGGCGGTCTTGCCCAGGTCAATGTGCTGCAGTCGATCGTTTTTGCCGGCATGTCCGGTTCGGCCGTCGCCGATGCCGCCGGCTCGGGCAAGATGATGCAGTTCATGATGACCAAGGACGGCAAATACACCCCGTCCTACGCGGCAGCGCTGACGGCCGCGACCGCGGTCATCGGGCCGATCATCCCGCCCTCCATCCCCATGGTGCTCTATGCCTTGGTGGCTGACACCTCCATCGGCTACCTCTTCCTCGCTGGCGTCGTGCCGGGGCTGCTGATGTCTGGCGTGATGATGGTGCAGATCGCAGTGACCGCCCGCATCCGGAATTTCCCCGTCGAGCCGCCTGTGCCGCTGCGCAAGCTGCCGCGCATGACCTGGGAAGCGCTGCCCGTCCTCTTCATGCCCATCGTTCTGATGTACGGCATCTATGGCGGGGTCACGACACCCACCGAAGCCGCCGCTGTCGCCGCCGCCTATGCGCTCATTGTCTCGATCGTCATCTACCGTGCCGTCAAGCCGGCTGAACTCTACCGTTCGGTCCTCGTCAGCGCCAAGACGACCGCGTCCATCGGCATGCTGATCGCCGGCGCACTGGTCTTCAACTATGTCGTGACCATCGAGAACATTCCCCGCACCATCAGCGCCATCCTGCTCTCCTGGGAGCTCAATGCGGTGATGTTCCTCATCATCGTCAACATCATCCTGCTGATCCTGGGGTGCGTGCTGGAAGGAACCACCATCCTTCTCGTCATCGTGCCGGTGCTGATCCCGACGGCCCAGGCGCTCGGCATCGACCCCGTTCATTTCGGCATTGTTGCCGTTGTTAACATCATGCTCGGGCTGATCACTCCGCCCTATGGCCTCTTGCTCTTCATCATGACCCGGATATCCGGATCGCCCATGCGCGCGCTCATCGGCGATGTCATGCCCTTCCTCTGGGCGATGATCGGCGCTCTCATCCTTTTCACCTTCGTGCCCGATATCGTCCTCTGGCTGCCGCGCATGTTTGGCTACGGAGCCACGCTATGA
- a CDS encoding TRAP transporter small permease subunit, translating into MISQLRPVGAWLHARAENLLAAMLATMFVVFIIQIVFRYLLNLPIGWTHEISVVMWLWMVLFGTAFVVRDSEEIRFDILYGSAGPRLRRGMVLFTSLTLVVLFALSLPAVIDYILFMKVERTAYLKIRFDYLYSIYGIFAVAVIVRQLTLAWKAAWGKDAEGFDPTKASSGV; encoded by the coding sequence ATGATTTCTCAGCTGCGCCCCGTCGGCGCCTGGCTCCATGCGCGAGCCGAAAACCTGCTCGCGGCCATGCTCGCGACCATGTTTGTCGTCTTCATCATCCAGATCGTCTTCCGCTACCTGCTCAACCTGCCGATCGGCTGGACCCATGAGATCAGCGTGGTGATGTGGCTGTGGATGGTGCTGTTCGGCACCGCATTTGTCGTGCGCGACAGCGAGGAAATCCGTTTCGACATTCTCTACGGCTCTGCGGGTCCGCGCCTGCGCCGGGGCATGGTGCTGTTCACCAGCCTGACCCTGGTCGTGCTTTTCGCGCTCTCCCTGCCGGCGGTCATCGACTACATCCTGTTCATGAAGGTCGAGCGCACCGCCTATCTCAAGATCCGCTTCGACTATCTCTATTCCATCTACGGCATCTTTGCCGTCGCCGTGATTGTCCGCCAGCTCACCCTTGCCTGGAAGGCTGCCTGGGGCAAGGACGCGGAAGGCTTTGACCCGACGAAGGCGAGTTCAGGCGTATGA
- the dctP gene encoding TRAP transporter substrate-binding protein DctP, giving the protein MTLSLSRRALMVGGILLAAAFPAMAQDKPVLRFSAVFSEADIRAEMMNLLSAQVADDVTIETYLGGNLFKQGTELVALQRGNLEMGNIAPQDISNQIPAWSVLTSAYLFRDAAHLRTFFDSDVGAEFKQMAEDQLGIRILGPTYFGARHVGLISDKEIKTPADMAGIKLRMPGGDAWQFLGTSIGANPTPMAYAEVYTGLQTGAIDGQDNPLPNVENMKFYEVMKQVVLTSHLVGFDLLVISKTAWDAMTPEQQAEFDAAAKVAIDFSQEEHLAREAELVERFKSAGLNIYEPDLEAFRTFAQQKYLESDLAKDWPEGVVDRINAL; this is encoded by the coding sequence ATGACTCTTTCGCTTTCGCGCCGTGCCCTCATGGTCGGCGGCATCCTGCTGGCAGCCGCTTTCCCGGCCATGGCACAGGACAAGCCGGTTCTGCGGTTCTCGGCAGTGTTTTCCGAAGCCGATATCCGCGCCGAGATGATGAACCTCTTGTCGGCGCAGGTTGCCGACGATGTCACCATCGAGACCTATCTCGGCGGCAATCTGTTCAAGCAGGGTACTGAGCTCGTGGCCCTGCAGCGCGGCAACCTCGAAATGGGCAATATCGCCCCGCAGGACATTTCCAATCAGATCCCCGCCTGGTCGGTGCTGACCTCGGCCTATCTCTTCCGCGACGCAGCCCACCTCCGCACCTTCTTTGACAGCGACGTCGGCGCTGAGTTCAAGCAGATGGCCGAAGACCAGCTGGGTATCCGCATTCTGGGCCCCACCTATTTCGGCGCCCGCCATGTCGGCTTGATTAGCGACAAGGAAATCAAGACGCCCGCCGATATGGCCGGGATCAAGCTGCGCATGCCCGGTGGCGATGCCTGGCAGTTCCTCGGCACTTCGATCGGCGCCAATCCGACGCCAATGGCCTATGCCGAGGTCTATACGGGCCTGCAGACCGGTGCCATCGACGGACAGGACAATCCGCTCCCGAACGTCGAGAACATGAAGTTCTATGAAGTGATGAAGCAGGTCGTCCTGACCTCCCATCTCGTCGGCTTCGATCTGCTCGTCATCAGCAAGACCGCCTGGGATGCCATGACGCCCGAGCAGCAGGCAGAGTTCGATGCCGCCGCAAAGGTCGCCATCGACTTCAGCCAGGAAGAGCATCTGGCCCGCGAGGCCGAGCTGGTCGAGCGCTTCAAGAGCGCCGGTCTCAACATCTATGAGCCTGATCTCGAAGCTTTCCGCACCTTTGCCCAGCAGAAATATCTCGAATCCGACTTGGCCAAGGACTGGCCCGAAGGCGTCGTTGATCGCATCAACGCGCTCTGA
- a CDS encoding FCD domain-containing protein, whose translation MADPDLVLEQTLAESTYLRLRGDIIACALPPGQKLRLEPLKTQYGVGISTLREILNRLASESLVIAEGQKGFAVAPAHEADLREIAELRLLLEGHALALSLERGDLEWEGRVVAAHHKLAAIEKRLLAGEARNIVDWVRYDFSFHNALISACGSAALLSLHATIFDRFLRYHMLASSFRGAGVVGDHQALFELALARDASGAVDMLAGHVGKGVEHVLSTGVLKRAA comes from the coding sequence ATGGCGGACCCGGACCTCGTTCTTGAGCAGACCCTTGCGGAAAGCACCTATCTGCGGCTGCGGGGCGACATCATCGCCTGCGCTTTGCCGCCCGGGCAAAAGCTGCGCCTCGAACCGCTCAAGACCCAATATGGCGTCGGCATCAGCACGCTACGGGAAATCCTCAATCGGCTGGCGAGCGAGAGCCTGGTCATTGCCGAAGGGCAGAAGGGCTTTGCCGTTGCCCCGGCCCATGAGGCGGATCTGCGGGAAATTGCCGAATTGCGGCTTTTGCTCGAAGGCCACGCGCTGGCCCTGTCGCTGGAGCGGGGCGATCTAGAATGGGAGGGCCGTGTCGTGGCCGCCCATCACAAGCTGGCAGCGATCGAAAAGCGGCTCCTGGCCGGCGAAGCGCGCAATATTGTCGATTGGGTCCGCTACGACTTTTCGTTCCACAATGCGCTGATCTCGGCCTGCGGGTCGGCCGCGCTGTTGTCGCTGCATGCTACGATCTTCGATCGCTTCCTGCGCTATCACATGCTGGCGTCGAGTTTCCGTGGCGCGGGCGTGGTGGGTGACCACCAGGCATTGTTCGAGCTCGCGTTGGCGCGCGATGCCTCCGGCGCGGTCGACATGCTGGCCGGCCATGTCGGCAAGGGTGTCGAGCATGTGCTCTCGACCGGCGTGCTCAAGCGCGCGGCCTGA